From the Cydia splendana chromosome 6, ilCydSple1.2, whole genome shotgun sequence genome, the window GGTAGCTATTTTTTCTACCAGGTTTTTTTGTCCGTATAGATGCCATACtaattaatgttaattaattaatgtttccttcaccaaaaagctagtggtaaacatcaaatgatattccgtacatatttccaaaaaactcattggttttaAACCCGATTTAAACCCGCTCGGGCGCGTCGGCTTATCCAAAAATAAGGTTAAACTTATTTGTATATAGTGTAAACAATCCTATTGTGGGCAACCCTCAATTGTGGGTGGGAGTAATCCTATTTCAATACGATTGTGGTGACAACCCTGTTAAAGCAAGGAGCCATGGCGTATTGTTTAAGTGGCAATTATGGGACTGCTTATAGTGCTTATATTATCCATTAATTATTTGTCTTACACACTGTTGAACAGCTTTGAGAGAGCACATTATATCTCAACATAATATATGACATTAATTAACATTGTTTAACGAGGACAAATTATCCATAACTCTATTGTTTATATCAATTATATCACAATTTCGACTGTCGAAGGCGACATGCAACATGAAAGCCTTGAAGATATAGATCTAACTAGTTTCGTGACgcatgtacgagtaggtacgtaCAAAGGTACCTACCATTGTATTGGCCGGATAAAGAGTTCTTGTAAGGAAAACGGAAACCATAATGCGATTGTTTTCGTTTTTCGCGCTAAGCTAAGCTAAAAGTGGTATAGTTGACGGCTGTGTTTCTGTCAAACGTCGTACGCATCAGTTATTTTGTTCCCGCTTTTTGCTTTAAAATCACATTTACGATAAAAATGGGTCAAGGTAGCTGTTGTGTGGTAAACTACAATAAATATTGGACGAAATCGTAATTGTAAATTTTACAGATTTCCAACACCGAGTTGGAAATTAGaccaaaaaataaaattgatagCTGCTTTACACGACATCGCAGCATACTACGATACGACGTCGCAACGTGACACCATGTCTCATCGTGCCTTGACACGGCTTCGCATTGTGTTGTGTTTTGACTCTTAAAGAAACcctacactagcgtctcccgagcatCATCAGCGTTTAGTCAACTCTATGTTGGTGCAACTCCACAGCGATGTCGTTTTCCATAGCGCTAACAAGATGCCGAGGCTCAAAAAACGCTATAGTGTGGGTGGCCCTTAGTTTACCATTATATTATGCGGACATACGCCCTAAGCTTCACTTAAACACTTAGCTTCATTTTTTGCCAACCCTACTGTTTCCGCGCTGTGTCTACTATGACTCGGTAAATATTGTAATCACGTACGGGATTGTCACGATCCGCTGAATCTGTTTGCATTGAAATATCGCGGAACTGGCGGGAGCGTGTTCGTTACCCCTTTAGTGTGTGCGTTGgatgttttatttaacattgGTTGGTAAGTAGCAATGAAAGCGCTTTTTGCTTCTCCAGAGTTTAATAGCGACTTCTCTGAAGATTATCTCTCTACAAacacatatgtaaatatttgacaaatgtcaaacatcatcatcatcatcatcatcatcatcatcatcatcatcatcatcatcatcatcatcatcatcatcatcatcatcatcatcgtcatcgtcatcgtcatcgtcatcgtcatcgtcatcgtcatcgtcatcgtcatcgtcatcgtcatcgtcatcatcatcatcgtcatcatcatcatcatcatcatcatcatcatcatcatcatcatcatcatcatcatcatcatcatcatcatcatcatcatcatcatcatcatcatcatcatcatcctcatcatcctcatcatcatcatcatcatcatcatcatcatcatcatcatcatcatcatcatcatcatcatcatcatcatcatcatcatcatcatcatcatcatcatcatcatcatcatcatcatcatcatcatcatcatcatcatctcagccataagacgtccactgctgaacataggccacCCCCttttggggggtgaatgccataatcgccacgcttggcaggcgggttggcgatcgcagtcgagtacaccgaatttgagggacgctgctgcccgtccaccgggggtcttggacgtagtttaaggacatacccgggtcaaacatatatgtaaatatttctgaaataggcctgttgcaagtaacaaagaatcatggaaataatggtttcaaagaaacatatatgttaatatgattctaaaaaatggcctaatctcagtataaactgaaggattattaagatattcaataaaataaaagtgcaaaattctccaatcggccattattactgaaacgccaatcagaagcgttccaaacagtgacgtcatcaatccataacatatttcttagagcaacatagacaacctcattgaccgaaatctatacgtcctcaccaaagagttcgaaaggtgcaaaaaaaatattatttcgccactaaacatttattacgtacaataaatattattacacgatataaaatagatatctatttgttattatttaaataaaatgctaaataatacgatatttcaacaacaaacttttttaattatttggctgaatggaactatcattgccttgttggctgtcgtaattagaaaaaatgaaaaattaaaaagtaaaaccggcgctcggtgattttcactcaaaatttacatgtatctaaataattcatcttaaactgcaaccgtgtgagagtttttgtgtaaaatgagttattgtgataaattgttgtaatgtatttatcatccctaatcgtaatatatggtgctgaattaacaatatcattcggattcaagggaaattcgtaactgtaagtatgtaaacaatgtctaccaccctaccaccaactaaataatgacgtcacaaatggcatgcgaggcgttttcgcgcgaagtttaaactagctataataaaatgcaattatctatgttaaatcttatgagtatagctgaaatattgtgtttttcggaaccaatacaagtgtaccgacaataataaaagggatttcaaaatttgtcatcaggcctattgtaaTGTCAGTGGAATAGTAAGTGGTGAAAAGTAAATAATTTGTTTGATTTATGAAACTTATCCAATGGAGAGAACGGGCCACCGTATTATCCCGCATTTTTTGCAATGTTTGCATTTGTGTGGCATTTTATATAATAAAGATATTAATATAGAAAACGTAAgccaataaaaataatgattaaggTTGGAACAAATGCAGGGAATCCTCACACTGTTTCTCTTGCCCCAAGCAAAATAAACTGTTTTGCTTACCCCAGATGACCTTAgttatttacttttagtgtaattatttaatataaatcaaACACAGTTAACCTTCAAGCAACAATTTTAAATTCAAAGTGTATTGCTTTGGACAGCACTGGTAGTTTTATCATTATCAACCACAGCGTCCATGTTTTTCAAGTGCTCCCCAACTTCTTGCTGTAAATCCTTCTTTACAGAAGAATTTGCGGCTAATAAGTCATACACCATAGTTGTCTTCTTATCTCCAACTACTTGGATGTCTGAATCTGTTGTGGCCTCGGTCTGCTTTGATGTAGGTGTTGTTGTTCCTAGTTTTCTCGTCGGGAACATAAATATTTCAAGCGTCTTCGGTTTCGGTCTCTGTGGACCTTTATTTGGGAAAAGGGTATCGAATATAAGTGGCAGATATTGCATTGGTTTCGGGTAAGCCTTATCAATTGGCATTATTGGCATTGGAGGGATACTCTGTGTTATTGGTGCTCCATGTGGAATGACTGGCATATTCTGGCGCAGTGGCAGAGATTGTGGACCTGTTTTTGGATTGTATTCCACATAATATTCCTCTTGGATTTGCTCATGCGATGGACAACAAAGGGACGAGCTCATGGTGTCCTTAAATGAGAACAAGTCGTCGTCCATTAAAATTTTGCTGAGCATGTCGTGTGGGCTGTGCAGGTCTCGGTTCCTGTTCCTATGACGATTCTGCGTGCAAGGACATTCTGCGGATTCTGATCGAATAGTGTGCATGGGTTTCGTGTCATGTATCAACTCGAATTCGTTATTTGGTAACTCTGGAACtaagaaagtatttttattttgatgaTTTACCTGAACACAAGTAGCATCACATtttaaatatcatacaaaagtctgaaatttacattatttaattgcttatatacaatatatatacagtggtagtACCACGAAATtattaactagcttaaatctaaaataggcccctgaggcattgtaccaaggatgctggcggcatttccttgCTGTATCGCAAttctgatacgttgtgcgaggtagccgccagctcttcggtcaccagttacgtcaaccagacacttcgcgatttctgcaaacAACTTATGCGCACTGGGACCCCATGGGCCTAGTGTttctccaaatggtacaaaatggtactctctaccgaggctcttatatttgttacgttttaaaatTTCGGCGCATTCCGCCTccccgcccgcttttacattagtccgttggaggtgggacggtgccagtgtgtctacgcagatAGCATCCAACACTAACATCCGTCCCAATTGCTTATGCTTAGAATA encodes:
- the LOC134791507 gene encoding uncharacterized protein LOC134791507, encoding MFTLAVLLAACSLVSGRDYRLRGTPSVSHSIVNLGKMEFNVYMNPKTAVPELPNNEFELIHDTKPMHTIRSESAECPCTQNRHRNRNRDLHSPHDMLSKILMDDDLFSFKDTMSSSLCCPSHEQIQEEYYVEYNPKTGPQSLPLRQNMPVIPHGAPITQSIPPMPIMPIDKAYPKPMQYLPLIFDTLFPNKGPQRPKPKTLEIFMFPTRKLGTTTPTSKQTEATTDSDIQVVGDKKTTMVYDLLAANSSVKKDLQQEVGEHLKNMDAVVDNDKTTSAVQSNTL